The Fusobacterium perfoetens genomic interval ACTTCATTTATTTCTCCCAATTAAAAAGTCTCAAAAGTATATTATAATATATTTTCTTAAAAATATCAATTTATTTTAAGCTCAGCCTAGATTAGAAAGGCAACCTATTTAGGTTGCCTTTATTTTACTTTAATAGATTTTGAATTTCTTCCATTGTTTTTTGAGCTTTATAATCTTTTGTTACTTGCTCTTTAACTTCATCTAAAGTCATTTTTTTACTTTGAACTTCTTTTATTTTTTGGAATACATATATATCTTTTCCAATATTTTTTACAACTACTTTATTTAATGGAGCTTTATATATTTCTTCGGCTAATTCTTCTTTATAACCAATTCCTGGAATATATCCTTGCTCAGTTATTTTTGTAAATAAACTGCTGTCAACATATCTGTCTTTTGGTAAATTTTCAAATTTTATTTCTCCATTTGAAAGTTTTAAAGCTTGTTCCTCTTCTAATTTTACTCTCTCTGCTATAGTTTCAGGAGATACATTAGATTTTACTAATATATGACTTGCTCTAACTGTTTTGTCATCTTCATTTTTTTCTTGTACAAAAATGATATGTGATCCAAAGACTGTATCTACAACTTCAGGATAAATTTCTCCAGCTTTTCCTTTGAAAGCTGCATCAGAAAATTCTGCTACCATATCCTCTTTTGTAAACCAACCTAATTCTCCACCATTTGCTGCACTTGGACATTCTGATTTTTCTTTAGCAATACTTGCAAAATTATCTTTATTAACTGTTTTTAATATCTCTTTTGCTTTTTCATTTGCTATTTTTTTATCAGCATCTGAAGGATTAAGTTTTACATAAGCGATATAAGCATCAGCTGAAGGATAAATATCATATCTCATTCTATTTGCTTCAAAGAATTTGTTTAATTCTTCATCATTAACTACAACTTGACTTTCTAATTTAGAGTATAATTTTTCATAAGCTTCTTTTACTTTTAATGATACTGGTAAATCTTTTGCTATTTCAATTCCATTATCTTCCGCTGCTTTAACCATTTTTACTTGACTTTCTATAAATTTATCTGTTTCTTCTTTAGCAGCTTCTTTTTCTAGTCCATTACTTATAAAAGTAATATAGATTTTACTGTAATCTACATTTGTAAATTCTACTCCATCTTTTTCAACTTGTACTTTTTCCATATATTTATCAAACTCTTGATTTACATCAGAAAGCACCATTTTGTCTTTTAATTTTTCTAGCTCTTGTTGATATAAATCGTTTGCTTTTTCTTGAATTAAATATTGTTTAACTCTTTCTTTTACATCTTCTAATGGTAAACCTTGGAAAAGATAGAATTTATTTTCTTCATAGTATTTTCCAATTTCTTCATCAGTAACTGTTACTTGAGATCCAATAACTTCTCTAGCTTTGATACTTCTCATACTTTTCTCTAATTCTTTTTTCAAAGAAGCTTTTGTATATCCTTGAGCTGTAAGCATTCTTTTAAATTGCTCTTTGTCTTTAAAATTAGATTCAATATTTTGATACTCATTATTGATATCTTTAGATGAAATTTTTATTTTTAAACTATCTGCTAATTCTTGAGCTAGTTCATTTTCAACTACTTGATTTAGAGCTAACACTCCTATAATATCTTCATCTATTTCATTTCTAAAGTTATTAGCCAACATACTTTTACTTCTCATTACATCTTCTAATTTAACTTTATTTCCGTTAATTTTAAAAGCGTAATTTTTAGTAGTTGTGTAGCTCATTTGATTCATAACATATAGAGCTGCTGATGACACAGCAAAAGCTATCGTAATCACTAAGGTAATAACTTTCATTCTTTGTCTAAATTTTCTAATAGCCATTTTTTAATCAGACCTCTCTTCTAGTTTTTATTTGTCATCTAATTTGTATTTTCTTATTTTTTCGTATAGAGTTGTTCTTCCAATTCCTAAGATTTTAGCTGTTTCTTGTTTATTCCATCTAGTTCTTTGAAGAGCCATAGCTATAACAACTCTTTCTACGTCATCTAAACTAAATATTTCTTTTTCTAATATCTCTTTAAGTGGTCCGATTCCAGATACTGTTTTATTTTCTACTGTATCAGATTTCATTTTTATTTCAAGTGGAAGATTTTCAATTCCGATTATTCTATCATCAGAAAGGATTATCATTCTTTCTAACATATTTCTTAATTCTCTAATATTTCCAGGGAAAGCATATTCTAATAGATATTTCATTACTTCTCCAGAAAGTACAGGAATTGGTTTATTAAGGTCTTTTGAAATTCCATTTAAGAAGTAGTTAGCAAGTAATGGTATATCTTCTCTTCTATCTCTTAAAGGTGGAACTTCTATTTTAAATCCATTTAATCTGTGATATAGATCTTTTCTGAATTTTCCTTTTTCTATTTCATCTCTTAAATCTTTATCAGTAGAAACTATAAATCTTACATCAGCTCTTTTTGCTCTAGTTCCTCCAACTTTTCTATATTCTCCATATTCAATAACTTTTAATATTCTTGATTGGATTTTGATATCTATTCCAGCTATCTCATCTATAAATAAAGTTCCTCCATCAATTTCTTCAAGGATACCTTTTTTGCTAGATATTGCTCCTGAGAAAGCACCTCTTTCATATCCGAATAGTTCTCTTTCT includes:
- a CDS encoding peptidylprolyl isomerase; amino-acid sequence: MAIRKFRQRMKVITLVITIAFAVSSAALYVMNQMSYTTTKNYAFKINGNKVKLEDVMRSKSMLANNFRNEIDEDIIGVLALNQVVENELAQELADSLKIKISSKDINNEYQNIESNFKDKEQFKRMLTAQGYTKASLKKELEKSMRSIKAREVIGSQVTVTDEEIGKYYEENKFYLFQGLPLEDVKERVKQYLIQEKANDLYQQELEKLKDKMVLSDVNQEFDKYMEKVQVEKDGVEFTNVDYSKIYITFISNGLEKEAAKEETDKFIESQVKMVKAAEDNGIEIAKDLPVSLKVKEAYEKLYSKLESQVVVNDEELNKFFEANRMRYDIYPSADAYIAYVKLNPSDADKKIANEKAKEILKTVNKDNFASIAKEKSECPSAANGGELGWFTKEDMVAEFSDAAFKGKAGEIYPEVVDTVFGSHIIFVQEKNEDDKTVRASHILVKSNVSPETIAERVKLEEEQALKLSNGEIKFENLPKDRYVDSSLFTKITEQGYIPGIGYKEELAEEIYKAPLNKVVVKNIGKDIYVFQKIKEVQSKKMTLDEVKEQVTKDYKAQKTMEEIQNLLK
- a CDS encoding sigma-54-dependent transcriptional regulator, whose product is MKQSVLAISERKEVLKDIRKELLKYYEVITFNNLLDGLDMLRESDFDVVLLDQYLTWFNFVDAKKKLNGLGKEFVTIGLIDEENDEVLDELEKAGIYSYALKPINGEEIVKLVKPALANIENVKKYKKLKEKIAELEEEREIIGQSVKIKEVKSKVEKMAATDLPILITGEAGVGKTLVAREIYRKSDRRKKDFYTLNCGTMTSEVLERELFGYERGAFSGAISSKKGILEEIDGGTLFIDEIAGIDIKIQSRILKVIEYGEYRKVGGTRAKRADVRFIVSTDKDLRDEIEKGKFRKDLYHRLNGFKIEVPPLRDRREDIPLLANYFLNGISKDLNKPIPVLSGEVMKYLLEYAFPGNIRELRNMLERMIILSDDRIIGIENLPLEIKMKSDTVENKTVSGIGPLKEILEKEIFSLDDVERVVIAMALQRTRWNKQETAKILGIGRTTLYEKIRKYKLDDK